From Chloroflexota bacterium, one genomic window encodes:
- a CDS encoding SAM-dependent methyltransferase, whose protein sequence is MEITGFRWLLSDAGQQLLAELSDDRDLNEANFLRYTTKLRKHYPVEAVTAALETSLLRRAAQAKFPQASQLYFTREALEQATPWLVASYRQRHFAAGSRLADLGCSVGGDALALAQSCSVLAIDRDPLRLAMLEANAQALGLSQQISIQEADFTTLEFAGYAGLFIDPARRSNGKRIWDVEHYQPPLSTLERWRGQVPIHGAKVAPGIPDEAVPAGYDLEFISLDGDLREACLWWQAGQVGGQRKAIVLSSAGAEHSLIADSTQAAAALSEPLTYLYEPDPAVIRAHAVADIANQLDLAQLDTSIAYLTSDRLVQSPFLRTWQIEQWLPFNLKALRQILQAREIGRVTVKKRGSPITPEELSKQLRLKGRYEQTLVLTKLQGQPIVLLVKLL, encoded by the coding sequence ATGGAAATAACAGGGTTTCGTTGGTTGTTGAGCGACGCTGGTCAACAACTCTTGGCTGAACTTAGCGATGATCGCGATTTGAATGAAGCGAACTTTTTGCGCTACACCACCAAATTGCGCAAGCATTACCCAGTCGAGGCGGTAACGGCGGCTTTGGAAACCAGCTTATTGCGCCGCGCCGCCCAAGCTAAATTTCCCCAAGCCAGCCAACTATATTTTACCCGTGAGGCCTTGGAACAAGCTACGCCTTGGCTGGTCGCCAGCTATCGCCAACGCCATTTTGCGGCTGGCTCGCGGCTGGCCGATTTGGGCTGCTCGGTTGGTGGCGATGCCTTGGCCTTAGCCCAAAGTTGCTCGGTTTTGGCGATCGATCGTGATCCATTGCGTTTGGCAATGCTTGAGGCTAATGCTCAGGCGCTTGGGCTAAGCCAGCAAATCAGCATCCAAGAGGCCGATTTTACCACGCTAGAATTTGCAGGCTACGCTGGTTTATTTATCGATCCGGCGCGGCGCAGCAATGGTAAGCGTATTTGGGATGTTGAGCACTATCAGCCGCCGCTTTCTACCTTGGAGCGTTGGCGTGGGCAAGTGCCAATTCATGGAGCCAAAGTTGCCCCAGGTATTCCCGATGAAGCCGTGCCTGCTGGCTACGATCTTGAGTTTATTTCGCTTGATGGCGATTTGCGCGAGGCTTGTTTGTGGTGGCAAGCTGGTCAGGTTGGCGGGCAACGCAAGGCGATAGTGCTCAGTAGTGCTGGTGCTGAACACAGTTTAATTGCCGATTCCACGCAAGCCGCCGCCGCGCTGAGTGAACCACTGACCTATTTGTACGAGCCTGATCCAGCGGTGATTCGAGCGCACGCCGTGGCCGATATTGCCAATCAGTTGGATTTAGCGCAACTTGATACCAGCATTGCCTACCTTACCAGCGATCGTTTGGTGCAATCGCCATTTCTGCGAACTTGGCAAATTGAGCAATGGCTACCATTTAATCTCAAAGCGCTGCGCCAAATATTGCAAGCGCGTGAGATTGGCCGCGTAACCGTCAAAAAGCGTGGCTCGCCGATTACGCCCGAAGAATTGAGCAAACAACTGCGCTTGAAGGGTCGCTACGAGCAAACATTGGTACTGACCAAACTGCAAGGCCAGCCAATTGTGCTGTTGGTAAAATTGCTTTAA